Below is a genomic region from Acetobacter ghanensis.
ATCCGTCCTTTTTGAAAAAAAGACCGCCCAGACCGGTTCCGCAGCATTTCATACTCTTATTCGGATGCACAAGCGCAAAAATGAAGAGCCACACACCGTGCCAGCACGGGAGAAAACGATAAAATTATTTGCTGGTCAGGACGGATTTTGCTTAATTTATATAAGTTGCAAAAGGACTTACACCCCATCCAGTTTGTTGCGGCCCCGGAACCGCCAACCACGCCTTTCGCCCCACCGGCTCCATACCGGAACAACCGGGCAAGCCCCGTTCCCGCTGCCAGCACGGAGACAGAAAACCTTGAACGCCACACCCCCGCCACCACCCCATGCCACCCCAAACCAGACGGCGGAAGGTTACCGGCAAGGTCTGGGCAAACGGCAGATCCAGATGATCTCCATTGGAGGGGCCATTGGCACGGGCCTTTTTTTGGGAGCAGGCAGCAGGTTGCAAGCCGTTGGTCCCTCGCTTGCCATTGTGTATCTGGTCTGTGGCGTTTTTTCCTTCCTCATGCTCCGCGCTCTGGGGGAACTGGTTATGTACCGCCCCACCAGCGGCAGCTTTGTTTCTTACGCGCAGGAATTTCTGGGGGATAAAGCCTCCTACGTGGCGGGGGCGCTCTCGTTCTTCAGTTGGGCCATGACGGGTATTGTCGATATTACCGCCGTGGCGCTTTACATGCACTTCTGGGGTGTTTTTGCCGCCGTGCCCCAATGGGTCATGGCGCTTATGGCGCTGGTCGTCATTACCTGCATGAACCTGATTGGCGTTAAATGGTTTGGGGAGATGGAGTTCTGGTTCTCCATCATCAAGGTTGCGGCCCTGCTTGTGTTTCTGGTGGTGGGCACCGCCATTTTGGGCCTGCGTATGCCGGTGGATGGACACGCCACGGGGTTACAGCTTGTTACCGAGCATGGTGGCCTGTTCCCCCACGGTATTCTGCCTGCGCTGGTGCTGGTTCAAGGTGTTGTGTTTGCCTATTACGGCATAGAGATGATCGGCACCGCCGCGGGCGAATGCAAAAACGTGCGGGATGTTCTACCCGCCGCCATTAACAACGTTATTTGGCGGATTATGATTTTTTATGTGGGCACGGTTACGCTGCTGGTCCTGCTGCTGCCCTGGTCCTCCTACCAAGCTGGGGTCAGCCCGTTTGTGACCTTCTTCTCCCGCCTTGGGGTGCCGGGGGTAGATTCGGTCATGAACATGGTGGTGCTGACCGCAGCCCTTTCCAGCCTGAATTCCGGCCTGTATTCCACCGGGCGTGTGCTACGCGCACTGGCCATGAACGGCACAGCCCCCCGGTATCTGGCACATATGAACAGGCAGGCCGTGCCATCCGCCGCTATTCTAACAACAGTTGCCATTTATCTGGTTGGGGTTGGGCTGAACTACCTGCTGCCCTCCCAGATTTTTGAAATTGTTTTGAACATGGCCTCCGTTGGCATTGTCAGCACATGGTGCTTTATCCTGCTTTGCCAGATCAGGCTGCGGCAGGCCATTCGCGCAGGGCGCATTGCCCCCACGGGTTTTGCCATGCCGGGTGCGCCGTTTACCGCTTGGCTGACCATTGCCTTTTTTGTCAGCATTCTGGGCATGATGCTGTTTGACTACCCAACAGGCACCTACTCCATTCTGGCCATCCCCGTACTGGCCGCCCTGCTGTTTGCGGGGTGGAAGGCGGCCAGCCATACTCCGCTTAACGTGGTGCCCCAGACCATTCCCTCGGCAGAATTAACGGATGATGCCGACTTTACCCCCACACCCAGACCCGACCGTTTGGGCCAGTAAGCCTGTGCCCCCGCTACAAGGCGGGGGCTAACGCCCCCAACACGGCGCCGCACTGGTATGCAGGCGCCACCTTTACACAAAACCGTCCGGACGGTATGTTTTGTGTATGAAGACGCATAAGACCCTTACCAACGACCCGGAAGCCGTTAAAAACGGCCTTCTGGATGCCGCAGCCGAGATACTGGCAACAGACAGTGTGCAAAAGCTCACACTCAGTCTGGTTGCCCAAAAAGCGGGTGTGAGCAAAGGCGGCCTTCTGCACCACTTCCCCAACAAGGAGCAGCTTCTGGACGGGTTATTCCGCCGTGAGCTTGACCTGATGCGGCAGGAAATGCTGACCGCCATGCAAAACGACCCGCTAGAAACCGGGCGGGCCGCGCGGGCCTATATCGGCTTATGTAACCCCAATCCCCCAGCGGACAAAAGCTACCTTATTCTGCGGCAGCTTTTGTCCGTCATGCTGTCGGACTACCAGTTGTCTCAGGAATGGACGCGGATTTACTGGGACACCATCAAATCCACCGGGCTCTTCAAGGACAGTTCTCCCCTCAGCCTCATGTGCTGCCTGGCAGCAGATGGCATGTTCCTGTGGGAAATGCTCGGTATTGAAAAAATAGATGGCTTCAATACTGACGATTTTTACAAACTGGCCGATAAAATAACCAGATCAACAGAATAAAATAAAAATCCAACCAGTATAAATCTCTAATTCCTGAGCGCATTGCATATCCTGCAATGTTTTGTCATGCCCACTTCACTTATGCGGAACAGAAAACCCGTGCCTGCAAACAAAATTTCCATTGGTGTTGTACTCCGGGACTTCAGACTGGGAGGCAGCGAGCGGGTGGCTATTGGCCTTGCCAACTGCTGGTCCATGCTGGGTTTTCCCGTAACTGTTTTTGTCGGCCGGGCAGAAGGGGATATGCAGGATTTACTGCACCCCGGCATTACCGTGCACAATGCGGCGCTCTCCCCCCATATTCCAGATGGCAAACTGGGCGACAAAACAGCCCATGCGGCCGAGCAGTATTTTTATGCTCACCCGGTCAAAGCCTGTTATGTGCCGGGGAATGGCCATTGGCCCGTGGCACGCCGCTTGGCACGCCTGCCTCTTCCGCTGCGGCCTGTTATTGTTACGCAGGTCAGTTCACCCATCTTCAAAAAAGGGCGGAAGGCCATAGGGCAATGGCTTTACAACATGCGTATGCGCTTTCTGTTACGCTACAGTGACCATGTTGTGACCATAAGCCAGCTTCTGGCGCGCAATACCCGCACCGTGCTCAGGCGGAACGACATTAACGTTATCCCCCTGCCCGTTGTATGGGACCCACAACCGCCCCGCCCCGTGCCCACCGGCACGCAGGAAATTCTGGCAGCCGGACGGCTGGTGCCCATTAAAGGGTTCGACCTGCTTATTCAGGCCATTGCGCTGGTCAAACAGCATATTCCCACCATCCACCTGACCATCTGCGGCAAAGGGCCAGAACATGCCAACCTGACGGAACTCATCCGCAAGTTGGGCCTTCAGTCCAATGTAACGCTTCAGGGGTATGTCTCGTGCATTCGGCCGTGGCTGGATAGAAGCCGGCTGTTTGTGCTGTCCTCCTACGCGGAGAGCTACGCCGCCGTACTGGTTGAGGCACTGGCCGCCGGACGCCAGACAATTAGCACGGACTGCACACCTGCGGTGGAAGACCTACTGCAAAACCCCGATACGGGGGCCGTTGTCCCCGTTGGCGACGCACCAGCACTGGCCGAGGCCATCCTGCGCACACTCAAAACGTCCCCACCCTCATGCACGTATCTGGCAAACCTCGTCAGGTCTTTTCATCTCACCAGCGGGGCAAACCGGTATCTTTCTCTTATGTCCCGCTACCGCTACGACCCCGTGCCGAATTAAAAAAGGGGGAACCAATACGGCCCCCCCTCCCTGTTCGTCAGATCAGTAACCCGGTGGAGGGGGATACGGCACAGGTGCCGGCGCCACCGGATAAGCACCATACGCGGGGTACGGTGTGGCAACGGGGTACGGCGTAGCCGGGTAAGCCCCGCCCGTAATCACATTGGAAATAATGCCCGTGGCAATGGCCGCCAGCAAAAAGCTGCCACCATAGTTGATCCAGCGGTAACCCGGCGGGGGAGCATACAGGCCACGGTAACCGCGCCAGTTGTCCACAAAAATACCGCCACCATCATACCGGTCGCCCGAGCGCCACATGCCGCCATGCGGGCCTCCCCGTGGACCGCCGCCCCAACCACCGCCAGGACCACCTCTTCCACCACCATGAAAGCCGCCGCCACCGGGGCCACCGCGACCGTGCCCATCGCCCGGACCGCCACCGCCGCCCGGCCCGCCGGGGCCATGTTGTGCGTGCGCGGCAAGTGGGGCCGCCGCCAGCGCCAGCCCCATAAGGAACGCCATTGAACTTTTTGCCTTGAAGATCATCGTCAATCTCCTTCCTTCTTCTACCATTCAGATACCATGATGTGGCGGAAGTTTGTCGACATCATAGCCGAATAACGATGGGCTTAATCCGGCCTGCCAGCCCTATGGTACGGGTGGCCTGCCGCAATGGCCTGCGCACGGTAAATCTGCTCTACCAGCATAATCCGTACCAGCATGTGCGGCCATGTGAGTGTGCCAAAGGAGAGGGTCGCCCCGGCCCTTTGCAAAACAGAGGCATCCAGCCCCTCTGCCCCACCAATAACAAAACAGGGCGTGCGGCCCGTGGCCTGCCATGTCTGCATGGTGGTGGCAAAAGCCACACTGCTGTAGGTGCGCCCGCCCTCATCCAGCGCCACAACAAGGCTCTGGGCCGGGCAGGCCGCCAGAATGGCCTGCGCCTCGCGGCGTTTGATCTCGTCCGGGCTACCGCGCCCGTCGGGCAGTTCCACAATATCCAGCGCCGGGCGCAGGCGTTTGAGGTACCGCTCGACCAGCGCGCGCTCGGATTTGTCCTTCATACGCCCGACTGCCACCAGCCTCATGTCTGGCTTCCGTGGCAGCGGGGCGTGAGATGTTGTAAACCGAACACCAGCACTTACAGACGGGTTACGCCGTCTTCGTTGCTTTCATCCAGTTCCGCACCCCACATTTTTTCCAGACCATACAGCGTGCGTGCTTCGGGCTTGAACAGGTGGACCACAATGTCCCCCGTATCCAGCAGCACCCAGTCGGAACCATTAGCGCCTTCAACCAGCACACGCTTGATGCCAATATCACGCAGTTTGCGCTCAATATGCTGGGCCATGGCGGCAATCTGGCGGTCAGCCAGACCTGTGGCGATCACCATCTTGTCGGCAAAGGATGCGCGGCCGGTCAGGTCGATGACAACCAGATCTTCCGCCTTGTCATCTTCCAGACTGGTGGTGATGATAACCAGCGACTGCTCCAGCAGATCGGGGGCCACCGCCTCGCGCTTGGTGGGTTTTTTAGGCCCGGCAGCGGCAGCTTTTTTACGAACAGACCCCGGAGCAGCAGCGGCTCCAGAAACTGCGGCGGCGCGGGAGGCGGCCGTGCGGCCCCCTCGGGCGGAGGCCGTGGACGGGCGGGCGCGTGCCGGCGTCTCGGCGGGTGGCTTGGTGGTTATGACCGTTCTCCTGAAAACTAGATAACTTGTGGGGTGGTGGGCTGATCCGTGGTGGCGTCAAACCCGCCCCGCTGACGAATGGCTGTTGCAGATATACTGTTTTGTACCCCCGGAAGGAAAGCCCAAGCTGGGGGGGAAAGTGTGGCAAGCCGTGCTGCCTGCCGTGCAGGCACGCGCCAGCGGGCCAGATAATGCGCCGCCAGACCGCCCAAAGCCGCAACATTCTGCCCCGGACGGGGGAAAACCGCCAAAGGCACGGCCTGGACCAGTTGCCGCCAGTGCTTCCAGCGGGGCAGGGTTACCAAACCATCTGCCCCCATCAGCCATACAAACCGCACATGGGGAAAACGGGCCTTAAGCCGGGCCAGCGTATCCACCGTATAACGGGTACCGAGTCGGGCTTCCAGATCCGTCGCCACCACATGCCGCCCATCCGCCAGTTGGCGAGCTGTTGCCAAACGGGTGGCAAAAGACGCCATCTCCCGCCCCGCCTTAAGCGGATTACCGGGAGAGACCATCAGCCAAACCTGATCGAGCCGTAATTCACGCAGGGCGCGACGGGCAATGGCCTGATGCCACCTGTGACCGGGGTTGAATGACCCCCCCAGCAAACCAACGCGGCTACGGCGGTTATCCCCCCATGTGGGCAGGTTGGCCCCCTGCCCGCTGCCCCCCATAACGGCGCGCACACTATGGCGGAGCGCAGTCAGGGACGAACCTGACCGTTGCCGATAACCTCGTAACGGAAGGTTGTCAGCTGTTCCACACCCACCGGGCCACGTGCATGGAAGCGCCCGGTGGCAATGCCAATTTCCGCCCCAAAGCCGAATTCACCCCCATCACAGAACTGGGTAGAGGCGTTCCACATAACCACGGCGCTGGTCACACCGTTCATAAAGCGGACGGCAACGGCCTCATCCGCCGTCACAATGGCCTCGGTGTGGGAGGAGCCAAAGCGGGCAATATGGTCCAGCGCCTCGTCCACGCCGTCCACAACCGCCACGTTCAGCACCGCATCCAGCCACTCGGTTGCAAAGTCCTTCTCGGTTGCGGCGGGCAGGTCGGGCATAATCTCCCGCGCCGCAGCATCGGCCTTAAAGGTGCAGCCATGCTCGGCCAGATCAGCCACAATCTGCGGCAGCAACACGGAGGCAATGGCCGCGTCAACCAACAGGGTTTCGGTCGCGCCACAAATGCCCACACGGCGCATTTTGGCGTTCAGCACAATACGCCGCGCCATGGCGTGGTCCGCCGCCGCGTGCACATAGGTGTGGCACAGCCCTTCCGCATGAGCCAGAACGGGCACGCGGGCCTCGCGCTGCACACGCTCCACCAGAGAACGCCCCCCACGCGGAATAATCAGGTCCACAAGGCCAGATGCGGTAAGCATATCCGCCACATGCCTGCGGTCAGAATCCGGGGCAATCAGCACCGCATCTTCTGGCAGGCCCGCGTTACGCAGCCCTGTTTGCATGGCGGCATGAATGGCGCGTGCACTATGCAGGCTCTCGGACCCACCACGCAGCAGGATGGCATTGCCGGATTTAATGCACAGGCCCGCTGCATCCGCCCCCACATTGGGCCGACTTTCGTAAATAACGCCAATAACGCCTACGGGTGTGGCCACCTTGCGAATACGCAGACCATTGGGGCGGGACCATTCCTCCAGTATCTGCCCTACGGGGTCGGGCAGATCGGCAATGTTTTCCAGCCCACGGGCCATAGCCTCCACCCGCTCCGGGGTCAGGGTCAGGCGGTCGCGGAAGGCGGCATTGGCCGTTGATGCCTCCAGATCGCGCGCGTTGGCCTCCAGAATGGTGGCCGCAGACTCACGCAGCGCACTGGCTGCGGCCCACAAGGCCTTGTCCCGTTCGGAGGAAGAACTTTGCGCCAGCGTGCGGGCCGCCAGCCTGGCCCTGTGCGCCAGACCGTGCATGGGGCATGGCGATGGCACGCCCTGTGCGGGTGCGTGCGCTTCTGCCGTGGCCATGTGCAGCCGACTGTCTTCCTCCGTATTCATGCTGGCGTCCCTTATCTCCATTGCCTTGTTTTCTTTTTTGTCTCTCATGGCCCGCCCCGTGTGAGCGGGCCTATCTGGTCTGTTTAGACTGCCGTATCAGACATTAAAGCGGAAGAGCAGAACGTCACCATCCTGAACAACGTAATCCCGCCCTTCAATACGCAGACGCCCGGCTTCCTTGGCGCCTGCCTCCCCACCATAACGAACATAATCGTCAAATGCGATGGTTTCGCAGGCAATAAAGCCACGCTCAAAATCATTGTGAATAACAGCAGCAGCCTGTGGCGCCTTGGTGCCGACCGTAATGGTCCATGCGCGGGCTTCCTTGGGGCCAACCGTAAAGTAGGTGTTCAGCCCCAGCAGCTTGTACCCGGCGGCAATAACGCGGTCCAACCCGCTATCCTTCAGACCCAGCCCTTCAAGGAACTCACGCCGTTCCTCATCTTCAAGCTGGCTCACTTCGGCCTCAATGGCAGCGGAGACAATAACCACCGCAGCCCCTTCGGCTTCGGCCTTTGCCTTCACCTTTTCGGAGAACGCATTGCCTGTAGCGGCGGAATCCTCGTCCACATTGCACACATACAGCACGGGCTTGGAGGTCATGAGCTGGAGACGGCGGACCGTTTCCTCCTCCCCGGCGGGGATGGCGGTGCGGGCGGGTTTGCCATCACGCAGGGCGGCCAGAATGGGGTCCATAATGGCAAGCTGGGCCGTGGCCTCCGCGTCCTTGTTGCGGGCGCGCTTTTCCAGTGCGGGCAGGCGCTTTTCCAGCGAGTCCAGATCTGCCAGCATCAGCTCGGTTTCAATAATTTCAGCATCACGCACGGGGTCCACGCCGCCTTCGACATGGGTGATGTCATCATCCTCGAAGCAACGCAGAACGTGGATAATGGCGTCCACCTCGCGGATATTGGCAAGGAACTGGTTGCCCAGCCCTTCCCCGCGGGATGCGCCGCGCACAAGGCCTGCAATATCCACAAACTCAAGGCTTGTGGGCACTTCGCGCTGGGACTTGCCAATAACCACCAGCTTGTCCAACCGGGGGTCTGGCACGGCCACGCGGCCCACGTTTGGCTCAATCGTGCAGAACGGGTAGTTGGCGGCCTGCGCCGTTGCCGTTGCTGTAAGCGCGTTGAACAGGGTGGACTTGCCCACGTTGGGCAGACCTACAATACCGCAGTTAAATCCCATCAGCCCTTGCTCCCTTGTGGCAGTGCAACCTGAGTCATAAACCGGTCAGCATGACCTTCCGCCAGCAGCGGGGCGGCATCGGCCATGCGGTCCAGCAAATGATCGAGCCATTCCTGCTGGTCTGTCTGTGTAAAATTACCAAGCACCCAGCCATGCACCCGTTCCTTGGCGCCGGGGTGGCCTATGCCAATGCGTACGCGCCAGTAGTCCGGCGTGCCCAGCATTTTGTCTGTCGAGCGTAAACCGTTATGGCCCGCAGCGCCGCCGCCACGCTTGATGCGCAACTTGCCCGGAGCCAGGTCCAGCTCGTCATGAAAAACTGTTATCTGCTCGGGGGCTATTTTGTAAAAAGCGGCAGCCTCCTGCACGCTCTCGCCCGAGCGGTTCATATAGGTCATGGGCAGCAGCAGCAGCACCTTATGACCACCTATGCGGCCTTCGGCCACCTCGCCCCTAAAGCGATTGCGCCAGGGCGAAAAACCATATCTGGCGGCAATAGCCTCAACCGCCATGAAACCAACATTGTGCCGGTGCCGGCGCATGGAGGACTCGGGATTACCCAGTCCGACCCAGAGCAGCATTACGGATTCTGCCTTACGTTATGAACAGAAAGGGGGGCACATGCGCCTGCACGTGCCCCCGCGTTCCATCAGACTCGGATTGCTCCGCCCCCGATTAGGAAGCGTCAGCTTCTTCCGCCGGTGCTGCTTCAACAACCGGAGCAGCAATGGAGGCAACCACAAAGTTGGCTTCGTGAGAAACCGGGGTTGCGCCTTCCGTGCCCTGCACATCGTCCCAACGCACGTTGTCGTTGATGTCGAGCTTGCTCAGGTCAACCGTGAAGAATTCGGGGATGTTTTCCGCCGCCACTTCCACGTCAACCGTGTGGCGCACAACGTT
It encodes:
- a CDS encoding amino acid permease; translated protein: MNATPPPPPHATPNQTAEGYRQGLGKRQIQMISIGGAIGTGLFLGAGSRLQAVGPSLAIVYLVCGVFSFLMLRALGELVMYRPTSGSFVSYAQEFLGDKASYVAGALSFFSWAMTGIVDITAVALYMHFWGVFAAVPQWVMALMALVVITCMNLIGVKWFGEMEFWFSIIKVAALLVFLVVGTAILGLRMPVDGHATGLQLVTEHGGLFPHGILPALVLVQGVVFAYYGIEMIGTAAGECKNVRDVLPAAINNVIWRIMIFYVGTVTLLVLLLPWSSYQAGVSPFVTFFSRLGVPGVDSVMNMVVLTAALSSLNSGLYSTGRVLRALAMNGTAPRYLAHMNRQAVPSAAILTTVAIYLVGVGLNYLLPSQIFEIVLNMASVGIVSTWCFILLCQIRLRQAIRAGRIAPTGFAMPGAPFTAWLTIAFFVSILGMMLFDYPTGTYSILAIPVLAALLFAGWKAASHTPLNVVPQTIPSAELTDDADFTPTPRPDRLGQ
- a CDS encoding TetR/AcrR family transcriptional regulator; the encoded protein is MKTHKTLTNDPEAVKNGLLDAAAEILATDSVQKLTLSLVAQKAGVSKGGLLHHFPNKEQLLDGLFRRELDLMRQEMLTAMQNDPLETGRAARAYIGLCNPNPPADKSYLILRQLLSVMLSDYQLSQEWTRIYWDTIKSTGLFKDSSPLSLMCCLAADGMFLWEMLGIEKIDGFNTDDFYKLADKITRSTE
- a CDS encoding glycosyltransferase, which codes for MPANKISIGVVLRDFRLGGSERVAIGLANCWSMLGFPVTVFVGRAEGDMQDLLHPGITVHNAALSPHIPDGKLGDKTAHAAEQYFYAHPVKACYVPGNGHWPVARRLARLPLPLRPVIVTQVSSPIFKKGRKAIGQWLYNMRMRFLLRYSDHVVTISQLLARNTRTVLRRNDINVIPLPVVWDPQPPRPVPTGTQEILAAGRLVPIKGFDLLIQAIALVKQHIPTIHLTICGKGPEHANLTELIRKLGLQSNVTLQGYVSCIRPWLDRSRLFVLSSYAESYAAVLVEALAAGRQTISTDCTPAVEDLLQNPDTGAVVPVGDAPALAEAILRTLKTSPPSCTYLANLVRSFHLTSGANRYLSLMSRYRYDPVPN
- a CDS encoding RcnB family protein, which gives rise to MIFKAKSSMAFLMGLALAAAPLAAHAQHGPGGPGGGGGPGDGHGRGGPGGGGFHGGGRGGPGGGWGGGPRGGPHGGMWRSGDRYDGGGIFVDNWRGYRGLYAPPPGYRWINYGGSFLLAAIATGIISNVITGGAYPATPYPVATPYPAYGAYPVAPAPVPYPPPPGY
- a CDS encoding 23S rRNA (pseudouridine(1915)-N(3))-methyltransferase RlmH; this translates as MRLVAVGRMKDKSERALVERYLKRLRPALDIVELPDGRGSPDEIKRREAQAILAACPAQSLVVALDEGGRTYSSVAFATTMQTWQATGRTPCFVIGGAEGLDASVLQRAGATLSFGTLTWPHMLVRIMLVEQIYRAQAIAAGHPYHRAGRPD
- the rsfS gene encoding ribosome silencing factor, producing MTTKPPAETPARARPSTASARGGRTAASRAAAVSGAAAAPGSVRKKAAAAGPKKPTKREAVAPDLLEQSLVIITTSLEDDKAEDLVVIDLTGRASFADKMVIATGLADRQIAAMAQHIERKLRDIGIKRVLVEGANGSDWVLLDTGDIVVHLFKPEARTLYGLEKMWGAELDESNEDGVTRL
- a CDS encoding nicotinate-nucleotide adenylyltransferase, which encodes MGGSGQGANLPTWGDNRRSRVGLLGGSFNPGHRWHQAIARRALRELRLDQVWLMVSPGNPLKAGREMASFATRLATARQLADGRHVVATDLEARLGTRYTVDTLARLKARFPHVRFVWLMGADGLVTLPRWKHWRQLVQAVPLAVFPRPGQNVAALGGLAAHYLARWRVPARQAARLATLSPPAWAFLPGVQNSISATAIRQRGGFDATTDQPTTPQVI
- a CDS encoding glutamate-5-semialdehyde dehydrogenase, which gives rise to MNTEEDSRLHMATAEAHAPAQGVPSPCPMHGLAHRARLAARTLAQSSSSERDKALWAAASALRESAATILEANARDLEASTANAAFRDRLTLTPERVEAMARGLENIADLPDPVGQILEEWSRPNGLRIRKVATPVGVIGVIYESRPNVGADAAGLCIKSGNAILLRGGSESLHSARAIHAAMQTGLRNAGLPEDAVLIAPDSDRRHVADMLTASGLVDLIIPRGGRSLVERVQREARVPVLAHAEGLCHTYVHAAADHAMARRIVLNAKMRRVGICGATETLLVDAAIASVLLPQIVADLAEHGCTFKADAAAREIMPDLPAATEKDFATEWLDAVLNVAVVDGVDEALDHIARFGSSHTEAIVTADEAVAVRFMNGVTSAVVMWNASTQFCDGGEFGFGAEIGIATGRFHARGPVGVEQLTTFRYEVIGNGQVRP
- the ychF gene encoding redox-regulated ATPase YchF, translating into MGFNCGIVGLPNVGKSTLFNALTATATAQAANYPFCTIEPNVGRVAVPDPRLDKLVVIGKSQREVPTSLEFVDIAGLVRGASRGEGLGNQFLANIREVDAIIHVLRCFEDDDITHVEGGVDPVRDAEIIETELMLADLDSLEKRLPALEKRARNKDAEATAQLAIMDPILAALRDGKPARTAIPAGEEETVRRLQLMTSKPVLYVCNVDEDSAATGNAFSEKVKAKAEAEGAAVVIVSAAIEAEVSQLEDEERREFLEGLGLKDSGLDRVIAAGYKLLGLNTYFTVGPKEARAWTITVGTKAPQAAAVIHNDFERGFIACETIAFDDYVRYGGEAGAKEAGRLRIEGRDYVVQDGDVLLFRFNV
- the pth gene encoding aminoacyl-tRNA hydrolase, with amino-acid sequence MLLWVGLGNPESSMRRHRHNVGFMAVEAIAARYGFSPWRNRFRGEVAEGRIGGHKVLLLLPMTYMNRSGESVQEAAAFYKIAPEQITVFHDELDLAPGKLRIKRGGGAAGHNGLRSTDKMLGTPDYWRVRIGIGHPGAKERVHGWVLGNFTQTDQQEWLDHLLDRMADAAPLLAEGHADRFMTQVALPQGSKG